A single Candidatus Thalassolituus haligoni DNA region contains:
- a CDS encoding Fur family transcriptional regulator produces the protein MSQNVYQPHNHTHCVTKALSQAQALCDDKGARLTRVRQRVLELIWQSHKPVGAYELLPALASDGFNSAPPTVYRALDFLLDLGLVHRLHSLNAYVGCSHPGSSHPVCFFICERCGRAQELPDDKLQALTRQVEQVLGVQVRHQLTELTGLCPGCQAESGQADAPHA, from the coding sequence ATGAGCCAGAATGTGTACCAACCCCACAATCATACGCACTGCGTCACAAAGGCACTGAGTCAGGCCCAGGCACTGTGCGACGACAAAGGGGCGCGCCTGACCCGAGTACGGCAACGGGTACTGGAACTGATCTGGCAAAGCCACAAACCGGTTGGCGCTTATGAATTGTTGCCCGCACTGGCCAGTGATGGCTTTAATTCCGCGCCACCCACTGTCTATCGGGCACTGGATTTCCTGCTCGATCTGGGGTTGGTGCATCGCCTGCATTCACTCAATGCCTATGTCGGTTGCAGCCATCCGGGTTCAAGCCATCCCGTTTGTTTTTTTATTTGCGAACGCTGCGGCCGGGCGCAGGAATTACCGGACGACAAACTGCAGGCTCTGACCCGACAGGTGGAGCAAGTCCTCGGAGTGCAGGTCCGCCACCAGCTGACCGAGCTGACCGGCCTCTGCCCCGGCTGCCAGGCCGAATCCGGACAGGCGGATGCCCCTCATGCCTGA
- a CDS encoding metal ABC transporter solute-binding protein, Zn/Mn family: MKKVIFLLLLVLLGATTPAFADTVIASSSGQTAKPVPMVLASVHPLALVAASVIPAERLRVLVPPGMTPHDFALRPSDIDLIQSADIILWAGPVTEPYLKGFATRWPDKVWINVAELGQQSPIQDPHWWLSPDIMKQAQQQLAQRVGRDPAVFANAVDLAVAAARQLLQPVQQRGFFVFHRAYDHWVAAMGLNQVGSFTLSPEQKPGIRTLQTMRSQLLSGEVVCVFSEPEFSPALVDRIVEGINVGRGELDPMALQIDIASDAYPALIADMAQRAKTCLEAVAVNAAGLPDTELDKASLILQEQDDSIDLPLHSHTHEAGHSH; the protein is encoded by the coding sequence ATGAAGAAAGTGATATTTTTGCTGTTATTGGTACTTCTTGGTGCCACTACGCCAGCGTTTGCCGATACCGTCATAGCCAGCTCATCCGGGCAAACTGCCAAACCGGTGCCGATGGTACTGGCCAGTGTGCATCCGTTGGCGCTGGTCGCCGCCTCGGTGATTCCGGCTGAGCGGCTGCGGGTACTGGTGCCACCCGGTATGACACCGCACGATTTTGCCCTGCGTCCTTCCGACATTGATCTGATCCAGAGCGCCGATATCATTCTCTGGGCCGGGCCAGTGACCGAGCCTTATCTGAAAGGCTTTGCCACCCGCTGGCCTGATAAAGTGTGGATTAATGTTGCCGAGCTGGGCCAGCAGAGTCCGATTCAAGATCCACACTGGTGGCTGTCGCCCGACATCATGAAGCAGGCTCAGCAGCAGTTGGCGCAGCGGGTGGGTCGTGATCCTGCGGTGTTTGCCAACGCGGTGGATCTGGCGGTAGCGGCGGCGCGGCAATTACTGCAGCCGGTGCAGCAGCGAGGCTTTTTTGTCTTTCACCGCGCCTACGACCACTGGGTCGCCGCCATGGGCCTGAATCAGGTGGGTTCCTTTACTCTCAGCCCAGAACAAAAGCCGGGCATCCGCACACTGCAGACCATGCGTTCACAGTTATTGAGCGGTGAAGTGGTGTGTGTTTTCAGTGAGCCGGAATTCTCCCCGGCGCTGGTAGATCGGATTGTTGAGGGGATTAACGTTGGTCGTGGTGAGCTGGATCCGATGGCGTTGCAAATTGATATTGCCAGCGATGCCTATCCGGCGCTGATTGCTGATATGGCCCAACGCGCCAAAACCTGTCTGGAAGCCGTAGCGGTGAATGCTGCTGGCTTACCGGACACCGAACTCGACAAGGCGTCACTGATCTTGCAAGAGCAGGATGACAGTATCGATTTGCCACTTCACAGCCATACCCATGAAGCTGGCCACAGCCATTAA